A genomic segment from Neobacillus sp. YX16 encodes:
- a CDS encoding 2-oxoacid:acceptor oxidoreductase family protein yields MTKLPKTNELGFFEIRLESIGGLGANLAGKMLSEDGVVGNGLNGVGFSSYGSEKKGSPVKAHIRFCAPETNIRDTTPIERPHVVGIFHDALFKTIDCTSGIYPDSTILVNSQKSPDELKKLMKITGGTIAIIDATGIALDEQTKANTAMLGALYRILDFLDPESMKQTIRRTFEKKYPHLVEPNIRTFDRGFNEVEFKTYLPDNGLDPIPFSRPVPVLGYENQAIGGMILNPGNSMLKDLSISRAGMLPHFHEEKCINCAACDTACPDFCFVWEEKPDKKGRPQMFLSGIDYQYCKGCLKCVTACPVEALSGEREYNDGYADKNRVPHLFDLVTQN; encoded by the coding sequence TTGACAAAATTGCCCAAAACAAATGAATTAGGTTTTTTTGAAATCCGTCTTGAGTCCATTGGCGGTTTAGGAGCAAATCTGGCTGGAAAAATGCTTTCCGAGGATGGAGTTGTTGGAAACGGACTGAATGGAGTTGGTTTTTCATCATACGGTTCAGAGAAAAAAGGCTCTCCAGTAAAAGCACATATACGTTTCTGTGCACCGGAAACAAACATTCGAGACACCACACCAATAGAACGCCCCCATGTTGTCGGCATTTTCCATGATGCCCTGTTTAAAACCATCGATTGTACAAGTGGAATCTATCCAGACAGTACAATCCTAGTAAACTCACAAAAATCTCCTGACGAACTAAAAAAACTCATGAAAATTACAGGCGGAACCATTGCCATTATTGATGCAACTGGAATCGCTTTAGATGAACAAACAAAAGCCAACACGGCTATGCTGGGTGCACTTTATCGGATTTTGGACTTTCTTGACCCTGAATCGATGAAACAAACGATTAGGCGCACGTTTGAAAAAAAATACCCACACCTGGTTGAGCCAAATATTCGGACCTTTGACCGTGGATTTAATGAAGTAGAATTTAAAACCTACCTTCCGGATAATGGACTGGATCCTATACCTTTTTCAAGACCAGTACCTGTTCTTGGTTATGAAAATCAGGCCATTGGCGGTATGATTCTAAATCCGGGTAACAGCATGTTAAAGGATTTAAGTATTTCACGTGCCGGAATGCTCCCTCATTTTCATGAGGAAAAATGTATCAATTGCGCTGCATGTGATACAGCCTGCCCTGACTTTTGCTTTGTTTGGGAGGAAAAACCAGACAAAAAAGGTCGTCCACAAATGTTTCTCAGTGGTATTGACTATCAATACTGCAAAGGCTGCTTGAAGTGTGTAACCGCCTGTCCTGTGGAAGCGCTATCAGGAGAAAGAGAATATAATGACGGCTATGCGGACAAAAACCGTGTGCCCCACTTATTTGATTTAGTCACTCAAAACTAA
- a CDS encoding thiamine pyrophosphate-dependent enzyme, which yields MSIEINQEKLSTDKETVEQSFVFESGNEMAAYAAHQINYHVMGYFPISPSTEVAQFLDGMKSRGEHDIVLIPADGEHGSAGICYGASTGGGRVFNATSANGFLYMLEQLPVQSGTRFPMVLNLVNRSVSGPLNIHGDHSDLYFGLNTGWPILMARDPQIVYDMNIIAIKLAEDPAVRLPVIVSFDGYFTSHQKRRVQVIKNRSDVQKFIGETPTNFPHALDRENPVTIGPYMNEPDYINNCYQQSEAMYNAEAVFERISKEYAELTGREYPILDLYRMEDAEVAVFMLNSAAEVCKDVVDRLRLKGIKAGVISPNMIRPFPQKQLAEALKNIKAVTVGDRADSYGAHGGNMALELRAALQTVGNAHTKVINRIYGLGGKDFYADDAEHFFQLALEAAEKGFAEKPFDYFGHNPGDPEFAPKRVLNPMKKEDLNTGLITVTPDEKTGELKVKIPPMRSLTKKPKRLASGHGACPGCGIFSGLELFFKGIEGDIVALFHTGCAMVVTTGFPYSSHKATYIHNLFQNGSATLSGLVEMFHERKRRGELAELGLSDEFTFVMVTGDGGMDIGMGPAIGTALRNHKMIILEYDNEGYMNTGSQLSYSTPMGHMTSTSNIGGFQNGKPFHHKDTAQIMAATHIPYVFTGTEAFDRDLLKKAAKAQWYANNEGLVYGKILITCPLNWKSKDELGQTIVEAAVNSCFFPLYEVDHGITTVTYNPEEKNKRLAVSEWLKLMGKTKHLLNENSKDMLEMFDKEVDRRWNMLKAKHESPYL from the coding sequence ATGTCCATTGAAATAAACCAAGAAAAACTTAGTACTGATAAAGAAACAGTAGAACAAAGTTTTGTATTTGAATCTGGCAATGAAATGGCTGCCTACGCAGCACATCAGATCAATTATCATGTAATGGGCTACTTCCCTATTTCTCCTTCGACAGAAGTTGCTCAGTTCCTCGATGGGATGAAATCTAGAGGAGAACATGATATCGTTTTGATTCCTGCAGATGGAGAACATGGTTCGGCGGGAATATGTTACGGGGCTTCTACTGGAGGCGGACGAGTTTTTAACGCAACAAGCGCGAATGGATTTCTCTACATGTTAGAGCAGCTTCCTGTTCAATCTGGTACACGATTTCCAATGGTATTGAATTTGGTTAACCGCTCTGTTTCCGGTCCGTTAAATATCCATGGAGATCATTCTGATTTATACTTCGGTTTGAATACCGGTTGGCCAATCTTGATGGCCCGGGATCCTCAAATTGTTTATGATATGAACATTATTGCGATAAAACTAGCAGAAGATCCTGCCGTTAGACTGCCTGTTATCGTTTCATTTGATGGATATTTCACCTCCCACCAAAAACGGCGAGTACAGGTAATCAAAAATAGAAGTGATGTTCAAAAATTTATCGGGGAAACGCCTACGAACTTCCCTCATGCCTTAGATCGTGAGAATCCCGTAACCATCGGTCCATATATGAATGAACCGGACTATATTAATAACTGCTATCAACAATCTGAAGCAATGTACAATGCTGAGGCTGTATTTGAAAGAATTTCAAAAGAATATGCAGAATTAACAGGTAGGGAATATCCAATCCTTGATTTATATCGCATGGAGGATGCCGAAGTCGCAGTATTTATGCTGAATTCTGCCGCTGAGGTTTGTAAAGACGTGGTCGACAGACTTCGCTTAAAGGGAATAAAAGCTGGGGTGATTTCCCCAAATATGATTCGTCCCTTCCCTCAAAAACAATTAGCAGAAGCCTTAAAAAATATTAAGGCCGTTACGGTTGGTGACCGTGCAGACTCATACGGAGCACACGGCGGCAACATGGCACTCGAATTAAGAGCAGCCCTGCAAACCGTTGGTAATGCTCATACAAAAGTAATCAACCGCATCTATGGATTAGGCGGAAAAGATTTTTATGCTGACGATGCTGAACACTTTTTCCAGTTAGCACTCGAAGCTGCTGAAAAAGGCTTTGCAGAAAAGCCTTTTGACTACTTCGGGCATAATCCAGGGGATCCAGAATTTGCTCCGAAACGTGTTTTAAATCCTATGAAAAAAGAAGACTTGAACACTGGATTAATCACGGTAACTCCTGATGAAAAAACCGGAGAACTGAAAGTGAAAATTCCGCCAATGCGGAGTCTAACGAAGAAACCAAAACGTCTTGCCTCTGGCCACGGCGCCTGTCCAGGCTGTGGAATCTTTTCTGGATTGGAATTGTTCTTTAAAGGAATTGAAGGAGATATCGTAGCATTATTCCATACAGGTTGTGCAATGGTAGTAACAACAGGCTTCCCTTATAGCTCTCATAAAGCCACCTACATCCATAACCTTTTCCAGAATGGCTCTGCTACCCTTTCCGGCCTTGTGGAAATGTTCCATGAAAGAAAGAGACGCGGTGAATTGGCGGAGCTGGGACTAAGTGATGAATTTACTTTCGTCATGGTGACGGGCGACGGTGGAATGGACATCGGCATGGGACCTGCGATTGGAACGGCTTTACGTAACCATAAAATGATTATCCTGGAGTATGATAACGAAGGGTACATGAATACAGGCAGTCAGCTCTCCTACTCTACACCGATGGGACATATGACGAGTACATCCAATATTGGCGGTTTCCAAAATGGAAAGCCCTTCCATCACAAGGACACTGCTCAAATTATGGCTGCTACCCACATCCCATACGTATTTACGGGTACAGAAGCCTTTGACCGTGACCTTTTAAAGAAAGCCGCGAAAGCACAGTGGTATGCAAATAACGAAGGCTTGGTATATGGAAAAATCTTAATCACCTGCCCTTTGAACTGGAAATCAAAGGATGAATTAGGTCAAACGATTGTTGAAGCTGCCGTCAACTCCTGCTTCTTCCCTCTTTATGAAGTGGATCATGGCATTACAACAGTTACCTATAACCCTGAGGAAAAAAATAAACGATTAGCCGTATCTGAATGGCTGAAGCTTATGGGTAAAACGAAACACTTACTCAATGAAAATAGCAAAGACATGCTGGAGATGTTTGATAAGGAAGTAGATCGTCGTTGGAATATGCTTAAGGCAAAGCATGAAAGTCCATATCTATAA
- a CDS encoding MFS transporter — protein sequence MQTLPQTQPVKKYIPLSFFVIFLGYLVFGLSENIKGPAIPQMQVDYGIDELQVGFLLAINSIGFLIACSFTGAFSSKVGIKITSLIAFGTMAISGVFIYFSSNFAFFSVSYFIMYLGNGMLEIALAILAARIFTKNTGFMMNLSHFFYGLSSTAAPLMAAGLMGMTFLGGRELGWQGMYFVMLSLCIIPMIPALFSTLPVNQTTTYDRMPIKMFLKDRVAWFIIIILSFGVIVELSIAGWLVNFLERSFQWSSTAASGMLSIFFLCFMIGRLLLGFITDKIGFMISIIIFSGLAGITTIIATLFGSSGVWLYAAAGFGIAPVYPTVMALLAKRYPNGIDAAITVTVTIMGIVVVISNLFLGAMIEFFKRWFTSLLGAEMGLMRGFQAGFLFIGVCGLLCSVFSIILYRYLKKRNEVM from the coding sequence ATGCAAACATTGCCACAAACACAACCGGTAAAGAAATACATACCACTTTCTTTTTTTGTTATTTTTCTAGGATATCTAGTTTTTGGGTTATCTGAAAATATCAAGGGACCAGCGATTCCTCAAATGCAAGTCGATTATGGAATCGATGAACTGCAGGTTGGTTTTCTATTAGCCATTAATTCAATTGGTTTTTTAATAGCTTGCAGTTTTACTGGTGCTTTTTCATCTAAAGTCGGGATTAAGATCACGAGTCTGATAGCCTTTGGAACTATGGCGATTTCAGGTGTTTTCATTTATTTTTCTAGTAATTTTGCCTTTTTTTCCGTTTCTTATTTCATTATGTATTTAGGAAACGGAATGTTAGAAATTGCGTTAGCCATATTGGCTGCGAGAATTTTTACAAAAAATACCGGTTTTATGATGAACTTATCTCATTTCTTTTATGGACTTAGTTCGACGGCTGCCCCTTTGATGGCAGCGGGTTTAATGGGTATGACGTTTTTGGGTGGGCGTGAGCTAGGCTGGCAGGGAATGTATTTTGTCATGCTTTCCTTATGTATCATCCCTATGATTCCTGCATTATTTAGTACACTTCCAGTGAATCAAACTACTACTTACGACCGCATGCCTATAAAGATGTTTTTAAAGGACCGAGTAGCTTGGTTCATTATTATCATTCTATCGTTTGGGGTTATTGTGGAACTGTCGATTGCTGGCTGGCTTGTTAACTTTCTTGAAAGATCCTTTCAATGGAGTTCAACAGCAGCTTCTGGGATGTTATCTATTTTTTTCCTCTGTTTTATGATAGGAAGATTACTTCTAGGATTTATAACCGATAAAATAGGATTTATGATTTCTATCATTATATTTTCTGGTCTTGCTGGAATTACGACCATTATAGCTACATTATTTGGATCATCAGGTGTATGGTTATATGCAGCAGCTGGATTTGGAATTGCTCCCGTTTATCCGACCGTAATGGCATTGCTCGCTAAAAGATATCCTAATGGTATTGATGCTGCCATTACCGTTACTGTAACGATTATGGGCATTGTGGTCGTTATCAGTAATTTATTCTTGGGAGCGATGATTGAATTTTTTAAAAGATGGTTTACAAGTCTTCTTGGAGCTGAAATGGGTCTGATGCGAGGATTTCAGGCAGGGTTTCTATTCATTGGAGTCTGTGGGTTATTATGTTCTGTCTTTAGTATTATTTTGTATCGCTATTTGAAGAAGCGAAATGAAGTCATGTAA
- a CDS encoding PhzF family phenazine biosynthesis protein produces MKFYIVDVFAENKYEGNQLAVFIPESKMEPTEMQKIAREMNFSETTFIMSGLQDNGGYDVKIFSPDSELPFAGHPTIGTAYVIKNLLDRSESSEIKLNLPVGQLPVFFENQYAWMTQNQPEFGANVEIDRIAAVLQINREDINTDFPIQVVSTGLPSVIVHLNSLDAISRCNINHRAYAELLKDMGDVNLLVFTTETASPENDLNVRLFMPIPGYLEDPATGSANGNLAGYLLEHNFFNSNEINYRVEQGAFIGRSSLLKINAKKTDNHFLIQVGGQVIVVSEGKWY; encoded by the coding sequence ATGAAATTTTATATTGTTGATGTGTTTGCCGAAAACAAATATGAGGGAAATCAATTGGCTGTTTTTATTCCAGAGAGTAAAATGGAACCAACCGAAATGCAAAAAATTGCTAGAGAAATGAACTTTTCAGAAACAACCTTTATTATGTCTGGATTACAGGATAATGGAGGATATGATGTTAAGATTTTCTCTCCTGATTCTGAATTACCTTTTGCAGGACATCCAACCATAGGAACAGCCTATGTTATCAAGAACTTATTAGACCGTTCAGAAAGTAGTGAAATTAAACTTAATTTACCTGTTGGGCAATTACCAGTTTTTTTTGAAAATCAATACGCCTGGATGACCCAAAACCAACCTGAATTTGGTGCTAATGTGGAGATTGATAGAATTGCAGCTGTACTACAAATTAATCGAGAAGATATCAATACTGATTTTCCGATACAAGTGGTATCAACAGGATTACCAAGCGTTATTGTCCATTTGAATTCATTAGATGCTATAAGTCGTTGTAATATTAATCATCGAGCTTATGCAGAACTTTTGAAGGATATGGGAGATGTAAATTTACTGGTTTTTACAACTGAAACTGCAAGCCCAGAAAACGATTTAAATGTAAGATTATTTATGCCAATACCGGGATATTTAGAAGACCCAGCAACAGGAAGCGCTAATGGGAATTTAGCAGGATATTTATTGGAACATAACTTTTTTAACTCCAATGAAATAAACTATCGTGTTGAACAAGGTGCTTTTATTGGTAGATCATCACTACTAAAAATAAATGCCAAAAAGACAGATAATCATTTTCTCATCCAAGTCGGCGGGCAAGTAATTGTAGTTTCAGAAGGTAAGTGGTATTAA
- a CDS encoding DUF429 domain-containing protein has protein sequence MTESEIDYESIGIDLSGPSNHKDTVLSLFEKQDRELKFLKLMSDVSDFEILEEIQTQSKKDEVVIGMDAPLSYEDGGGDRQGDKLLRQFIISLGMKSGSIMPPTLNRMVYLTLRGIKLTREIENMKTFNPISIVEVHPGAAIGSRLLQEDFQYVLKYKQDLSSRCFIRNWLGEQQLTQLPKSIVEESHIIDACAAALSAWHWRDPLFKPKWLLPANPPLHPYDYCC, from the coding sequence TTGACTGAAAGCGAGATTGATTATGAGAGTATAGGTATTGATTTGTCAGGGCCAAGTAATCATAAAGATACGGTTTTATCGTTATTTGAAAAACAGGATAGAGAATTAAAATTTCTCAAACTAATGAGTGATGTAAGTGATTTTGAAATATTAGAAGAAATCCAGACTCAAAGTAAGAAAGATGAAGTTGTCATCGGAATGGATGCCCCATTATCCTATGAGGATGGAGGCGGAGACAGACAAGGGGATAAGCTGCTGAGACAGTTTATTATTTCGCTGGGAATGAAATCTGGTTCCATCATGCCTCCCACTCTCAATCGAATGGTCTATCTTACATTGAGAGGGATAAAACTTACAAGAGAAATTGAAAATATGAAGACTTTCAATCCAATCTCCATTGTCGAAGTTCACCCAGGTGCCGCCATTGGATCGAGACTTCTTCAAGAGGATTTCCAATATGTTTTGAAATATAAACAAGACTTGTCATCGAGATGTTTTATTAGAAACTGGTTGGGTGAGCAGCAATTAACCCAGCTTCCTAAATCTATTGTGGAAGAAAGTCATATCATCGATGCTTGTGCAGCTGCTTTAAGTGCTTGGCATTGGCGGGACCCATTATTCAAACCGAAATGGCTGCTTCCTGCAAATCCACCGCTGCATCCTTATGATTATTGCTGTTGA
- a CDS encoding GNAT family N-acetyltransferase: protein MLKIEEIESIESHIDPLSELLVKVVDDGASIGFLPPMKLADAKQYWHSALKSDVNLFIAKIDDEIVGTIQVHFCTKQNGLHRAEIAKLMTCPNARRKGVAQSLMKVAEERAINEGRTLLVLDTREGDPSNLLYQSLGYIPAGKIPNFALSGEGELDTTVIYYKILN from the coding sequence ATGCTAAAAATTGAAGAAATTGAATCCATAGAGTCCCACATAGATCCACTCTCTGAACTTTTGGTGAAGGTGGTAGATGATGGGGCTTCAATAGGCTTTTTACCGCCTATGAAGCTAGCAGATGCAAAACAATATTGGCATTCTGCATTAAAATCAGATGTTAACTTATTTATCGCAAAAATTGATGACGAAATTGTTGGTACAATCCAGGTACATTTTTGTACAAAGCAGAATGGTCTTCATCGAGCAGAAATTGCTAAGCTGATGACGTGTCCAAATGCTAGACGAAAGGGTGTTGCCCAGAGCTTAATGAAAGTAGCCGAAGAACGAGCAATCAATGAGGGAAGGACCTTACTAGTCCTTGATACGAGGGAAGGGGACCCTTCCAATCTTCTTTATCAATCACTGGGTTATATCCCCGCTGGAAAAATTCCTAACTTTGCCCTTTCAGGTGAAGGAGAGCTGGATACCACCGTTATATATTATAAAATTTTAAACTAA
- a CDS encoding DUF2809 domain-containing protein, translating to MFSFSIEFSQLYQEEWINQIRGTLLGALILGKGFLTVDLIRYTTGIAIASSLDRLIIPKKQKN from the coding sequence TTGTTCAGCTTCAGCATCGAATTCAGTCAGCTGTATCAAGAAGAGTGGATTAATCAGATTCGCGGAACTTTGCTGGGAGCGTTGATTTTGGGTAAAGGATTCCTTACTGTTGATTTAATTCGATATACAACAGGAATTGCCATTGCCTCTAGCCTGGATCGTTTAATAATCCCCAAAAAACAGAAGAACTAA
- a CDS encoding DUF58 domain-containing protein has translation MMEWSKYSVENKYLPITGTFAFFLCIASFFFQSWLTFFVGVFIILLIYFNHLYMRKVGEDLFFNNKKVRGKYFPAEEGEWVLEFNNRGVPIMKAKLTVTFHDSVTPHDSRAIKKSSMYEVTVPFSSSYHQKTSVAIPFTAEKRGVSRIRKIELMIPHFFGFGETVLEKEFQSIQEALVYPQTLVVHNKHTLLNNKQGESPVSYSLFEDTLSPAGTREYHYSDSFNRIHWKASARKQSLQTKLYDKVTENGWNIAINIGDDRFITNNLEEILSGVADLAYFYVKQNIPFSVCINIRHVGNTPFYYIMPGTGREHLQKVLEAIAHIDVHTSVYPFEKMLDYYDSHLETQPFFLLAGQYIPEKRDIVKKIAEKGSSLYELMVTEQSASIVKKSFSQKRGIPS, from the coding sequence ATGATGGAGTGGAGTAAATATAGTGTTGAGAACAAATATCTGCCTATAACTGGAACATTTGCATTTTTTTTGTGTATTGCTTCTTTTTTCTTCCAATCATGGCTGACCTTTTTTGTCGGTGTTTTTATTATCCTGCTTATTTACTTCAATCATCTCTATATGAGGAAAGTTGGAGAGGATTTATTTTTTAATAATAAGAAGGTAAGAGGGAAGTACTTCCCTGCTGAGGAGGGTGAATGGGTACTAGAATTCAATAATAGAGGTGTGCCCATTATGAAGGCAAAGCTTACAGTTACCTTCCATGATTCTGTTACACCTCATGATTCACGTGCAATTAAGAAGTCATCCATGTATGAGGTTACTGTCCCATTTTCAAGCAGCTATCATCAAAAAACGAGTGTGGCCATACCATTTACAGCTGAAAAGAGAGGTGTTTCCAGAATCAGAAAAATAGAATTAATGATTCCACACTTCTTTGGTTTTGGTGAAACAGTATTAGAAAAGGAGTTTCAGTCCATACAAGAAGCGCTTGTTTATCCGCAAACATTAGTCGTACACAATAAACATACGCTGCTTAACAACAAGCAAGGAGAATCTCCTGTTTCCTATTCTCTATTTGAGGACACACTTTCTCCGGCAGGAACACGAGAATACCACTATTCGGACAGTTTTAATAGAATTCATTGGAAGGCAAGTGCACGTAAACAATCCTTACAAACAAAGCTCTATGATAAAGTAACAGAGAACGGTTGGAATATAGCAATCAATATTGGCGATGACCGCTTTATTACAAATAATCTGGAAGAGATTTTAAGTGGAGTCGCAGATCTGGCCTATTTCTATGTGAAACAGAATATCCCATTCTCAGTTTGTATTAACATCCGTCATGTTGGGAATACACCCTTTTATTATATAATGCCGGGGACTGGCAGAGAGCATTTACAAAAAGTCTTGGAAGCAATCGCTCATATTGATGTCCATACATCTGTTTATCCTTTTGAAAAGATGCTTGACTATTATGATAGTCATTTAGAAACGCAGCCGTTCTTTTTACTTGCTGGTCAATACATTCCCGAAAAAAGGGATATAGTGAAAAAGATTGCCGAAAAAGGATCAAGTCTTTACGAACTGATGGTGACTGAACAAAGTGCTTCGATTGTAAAGAAATCATTCTCCCAGAAAAGGGGGATACCGTCCTGA